One segment of Caldanaerobius polysaccharolyticus DSM 13641 DNA contains the following:
- a CDS encoding glycosyl hydrolase, translated as MGIGFSSFKDLAKDFCDPPACYSVVHWWIWAGPMTEVRVCRELDEVKSLGIKQVLIGAGHGVEPGYLSHEWFERIRFTVKEAKKRDIKVWIADEGSYPSGFAGGEFTRRHPRLRMKALVVGEKIEVKEGTRVIRDLSHNTVGVLAVESETQQSIALDIKGGRLDWTVPKGHWQVMMIKWDFLTSPTRYVHHPTGAKDTTYSLCDYLDKNATHQFLQDVHERYKKHIGDEFGKTVLGFFGDEPDYSIQGIPWTPGIFDRFSREKGYEIQPYIPYFFAPVMSEEVRRAKADYWDVWSALFCENFFKPQAEWCERNRLNYIVHLNHEDMLMQLTKSEGDFFRCMRYVHIPAVDAIWRQIWMDKAADFPKLASSAAHLFDRKRAFSESFAVYGRGLSIEQAKWVIDHQAVRGINFFLTAIFMDRDHKNPQSEHFPLIIDYINRICYLLSAGEPSAQIGLYFPTLSMWLGDEQALKNTLDVAGELLEHQRDFDFVDEQAICLGLISRYRCIIVPGVSVISQKALELLRGFALEGKKVVYLGDKPPLVVEKSFLRACDYADMSWSLWEPSGKVQANVLEALPAPDVEIEGVYPSIKYAHRRLVDGEIYFFFNEKDEKVTTYALLYGSGKVQVWDARTGKVRALDCMPAGNGYVKIPLVLEPFESKFIAVGESLPAAEGRDLLMDRGEVVLDLSDQLWNIKIGEDERKALLLSWEQLGHPAYSGAAYYCKEFTFPEDVLKTRKRLFLECGRVMYSARAWVNGEDLGLCAWRPFRWDVTHILKPGANVVMIEVRNTPASEILGDASKAEKLRQEALKNFYLSVSIKFDMEMVPSGLMGPVRIVSYNS; from the coding sequence ATGGGGATAGGATTTTCCAGTTTTAAAGACTTAGCAAAGGACTTTTGTGATCCGCCTGCTTGCTATAGCGTGGTGCACTGGTGGATATGGGCAGGTCCCATGACAGAGGTGAGGGTATGCCGCGAACTGGACGAAGTGAAGTCTCTGGGTATAAAACAGGTACTTATAGGAGCTGGCCATGGTGTGGAACCCGGGTACCTTTCTCATGAATGGTTTGAAAGGATTCGGTTTACTGTAAAGGAAGCAAAAAAAAGGGATATAAAAGTGTGGATAGCAGATGAAGGGAGCTATCCCAGTGGCTTTGCCGGTGGGGAATTTACCCGGCGACATCCACGCCTTCGCATGAAAGCTTTGGTGGTGGGTGAAAAAATAGAGGTAAAAGAGGGCACAAGAGTAATAAGAGATCTTTCACATAACACCGTAGGGGTATTGGCGGTGGAAAGCGAAACCCAGCAGAGCATAGCCCTTGATATAAAGGGTGGAAGGTTGGATTGGACGGTCCCAAAGGGACATTGGCAAGTTATGATGATAAAATGGGATTTTCTAACCTCTCCCACTCGATATGTACATCATCCTACTGGAGCCAAGGACACTACCTATTCCCTTTGTGATTATCTGGATAAAAACGCTACCCATCAGTTTCTGCAAGATGTCCACGAAAGGTACAAAAAGCACATAGGAGATGAATTTGGCAAGACAGTGTTGGGCTTTTTTGGCGATGAGCCTGACTACAGTATTCAGGGCATACCCTGGACCCCTGGTATTTTTGATAGGTTTAGTAGAGAAAAAGGTTATGAAATACAGCCTTATATCCCGTACTTTTTTGCGCCGGTGATGTCTGAAGAGGTGCGCCGGGCCAAAGCTGACTATTGGGACGTGTGGTCTGCCTTGTTTTGCGAGAACTTTTTTAAACCTCAAGCAGAATGGTGCGAGAGAAACCGCCTCAACTACATTGTGCACTTGAATCACGAGGATATGCTCATGCAGCTTACAAAAAGCGAGGGAGACTTTTTCAGGTGTATGCGCTATGTTCACATCCCTGCTGTAGACGCTATATGGCGCCAGATATGGATGGATAAAGCAGCCGATTTTCCCAAGCTGGCTTCTTCAGCCGCTCATCTGTTTGACAGAAAACGGGCGTTTAGTGAGAGTTTTGCGGTGTATGGGCGGGGTCTTTCCATTGAACAGGCGAAGTGGGTGATAGATCATCAGGCTGTGCGCGGTATCAACTTCTTTTTAACGGCGATTTTTATGGATAGAGATCACAAAAACCCTCAATCAGAGCATTTTCCACTTATTATAGATTACATAAATAGGATCTGTTACCTTTTGTCAGCCGGTGAACCTTCAGCTCAGATCGGTCTGTATTTTCCTACATTAAGCATGTGGCTGGGAGATGAACAGGCGTTAAAAAACACCCTTGATGTTGCGGGGGAACTGCTGGAGCACCAGAGGGATTTTGATTTTGTCGATGAGCAGGCCATATGCTTGGGTCTGATTTCAAGGTATAGATGTATCATCGTGCCTGGAGTATCCGTCATATCCCAAAAAGCCCTTGAGCTATTGCGCGGTTTTGCTCTAGAAGGCAAAAAAGTGGTGTATTTAGGCGACAAGCCACCTTTAGTGGTAGAAAAAAGCTTTCTTCGCGCTTGTGATTATGCCGATATGAGCTGGTCACTGTGGGAGCCTTCGGGTAAGGTACAGGCCAATGTGCTTGAGGCGCTACCTGCGCCCGATGTGGAAATTGAAGGAGTTTATCCCTCCATAAAGTATGCCCATAGGCGTCTGGTAGACGGTGAGATATATTTCTTTTTCAACGAAAAGGATGAGAAGGTAACGACTTATGCCTTGCTTTATGGTTCTGGGAAAGTTCAGGTATGGGATGCGCGAACGGGCAAGGTGAGGGCTCTTGATTGCATGCCAGCAGGAAATGGATATGTGAAAATACCCCTTGTACTTGAGCCTTTTGAATCAAAATTTATAGCTGTGGGGGAATCTCTCCCCGCTGCGGAAGGAAGAGATTTGCTTATGGATAGAGGTGAGGTCGTCCTGGACCTTTCTGACCAATTGTGGAATATTAAGATAGGGGAAGATGAAAGAAAGGCTCTCCTTTTGAGCTGGGAACAATTAGGGCATCCTGCTTATTCAGGCGCCGCATACTACTGCAAAGAATTTACTTTTCCTGAAGATGTGCTTAAAACCCGTAAGAGGCTTTTCCTGGAGTGCGGCAGGGTAATGTATTCAGCCAGAGCCTGGGTAAACGGAGAAGATCTGGGGCTCTGCGCTTGGCGCCCTTTTAGGTGGGATGTGACCCATATTCTGAAGCCAGGAGCAAATGTAGTAATGATTGAGGTGAGAAATACACCAGCGAGCGAAATACTGGGGGATGCTTCAAAGGCGGAGAAACTCAGACAGGAAGCTTTGAAAAACTTTTATCTTTCTGTTTCCATAAAATTTGATATGGAAATGGTTCCTTCAGGTCTTATGGGACCTGTGAGGATTGTGTCTTATAATAGTTAA
- a CDS encoding rhamnogalacturonan acetylesterase, with protein sequence MTDKEILQKSTLRLGVDVPDGNYIVKVLIGDESGKSEVTVKAQTRRLMVKEVVSGGLTEKEFAANVRGGKLTLEFYSHAPLVRGIDVKKAGDVTVIYIAGDSTVCDQGKEPWAGWGQMLPCFFTSKVAIANHTYSGRSTKSFIENGRLYDILKTIKEGDYLFVQFGHNDQKEDWRHTEPYTTYKEMLKIYINEAREKGAIPVLVTPMHRRFFDKNGKIVNTLGQYPEAMRQLACEEGVFLIDLNAKSEKLFNHYGPEGTKALFVYASPGDYPGYPDGIEDNTHFSEFGAYELARLVVEEIKEKGLPLAMYVKG encoded by the coding sequence GTGACAGATAAAGAAATCTTGCAAAAGAGCACTTTAAGGTTGGGCGTAGACGTACCTGATGGCAATTACATTGTAAAGGTATTAATAGGAGATGAGAGCGGCAAAAGCGAGGTCACTGTAAAGGCTCAGACGAGGAGGCTCATGGTTAAAGAGGTTGTTTCAGGGGGATTGACAGAGAAAGAGTTTGCTGCAAACGTAAGAGGAGGGAAACTCACCCTTGAGTTTTATAGCCATGCGCCTCTGGTGAGGGGTATAGATGTCAAAAAAGCCGGTGATGTGACGGTGATATACATAGCAGGGGATTCCACCGTATGTGATCAGGGAAAAGAGCCATGGGCAGGATGGGGCCAGATGCTTCCATGCTTTTTTACCAGCAAAGTGGCTATTGCTAACCATACCTACTCAGGTAGGTCTACAAAAAGCTTTATAGAAAATGGAAGGCTTTACGATATATTGAAGACCATAAAAGAAGGGGATTACCTTTTTGTCCAGTTTGGCCACAATGATCAAAAAGAGGATTGGCGCCACACTGAGCCCTATACCACATATAAAGAAATGCTCAAGATTTACATAAATGAGGCGAGGGAAAAGGGGGCCATCCCTGTCCTTGTGACTCCTATGCACAGGCGCTTCTTTGATAAAAATGGCAAAATCGTAAATACGCTGGGGCAATATCCTGAGGCCATGAGGCAGCTGGCCTGTGAAGAAGGGGTGTTTTTAATCGATCTTAATGCAAAAAGTGAAAAGCTTTTTAATCATTACGGCCCTGAGGGGACAAAGGCTTTGTTTGTCTATGCTTCTCCTGGAGATTATCCTGGATACCCCGACGGCATAGAAGACAATACCCATTTTAGCGAATTTGGAGCCTACGAACTGGCACGTCTGGTGGTAGAAGAAATAAAAGAAAAAGGGCTTCCATTGGCGATGTATGTCAAAGGGTGA
- a CDS encoding exo-rhamnogalacturonan lyase family protein codes for MVIHWLGNKRPKKGGVTWGIPWKRGALTRDELVKIEGENGEDITVQSWITAYWPDGSVKWTAHAASFSDTPPQRLYAYKTVGPGPLVSPDVDGFMSVEQTDDCIDVDTGMITCRISKKGSDIIKYIRRGDVTVCTGAKLVCIRESRSIASGLRVRAEEDFESQIVESEIESQGPRRCVIRIRGRHINKGNAATGIYRGWLPFDMRLYFYAGQESIRFVYTFFYDGNPYADFIKGIGMTFSVPMAGPLYNRYVRFSGDSGLFCESPKNLMNKMTYGKYEDLYRMQIEGKPVSLDPEQDSRFLAMVDDSAVWDCFKLVQYSSDNYAIFKRTNEHCSFVEATRGNRSGGLACVGHEKGGVAVGVEDFWQKYPSSLETLGVVSDIARLTLWFWPPDCEAMDLRHYDTSTHVLSSYEGFDELRSTPYGIANTSEFALYCFDGMPGNHMLVEIAAECASPPLLVCEPEYYRKTGVFGEWSLVDRSTPQRAFIEDQLDALVKFYKGEIERRKWYGFWNYGDVMHSYDKVRHTWRYDIGGYAWQNTELVPNMWLWYMFLRSGREDVFRMAEAMTRHTSEVDVYHFGEYAGLGSRHNVLHWGCGCKEARISMAGLHRYYYYLTADERVGDVMDEVKEVDYTVGNLDPMRAYYPPDPRFKTHVRIGPDVMAFCSNWFTRWERYEDEVYKAKLFKCLDFLKSHPYALVSGGVYGYDPDKTQLHDFKLSGGDPFMFCFGSQFIWVEIAQAIGDSVLDNMIMDMGQFYSSFMEKKDEKLAEWGVPNRGFDMSVYSSGLAAYAASRRGIKGLAEEVWRTLLMDGEKSWVRLPVESEEVTSLITCVKPVTEIPWISTNAVSQWALNVIMSMGLIGDTVPKGIHELLKKRQSRLGGGASDR; via the coding sequence GTGGTAATTCACTGGCTGGGCAATAAAAGGCCCAAAAAAGGCGGGGTGACATGGGGAATTCCCTGGAAACGCGGCGCATTGACTCGGGATGAGTTAGTAAAGATTGAAGGGGAAAACGGCGAGGATATTACCGTGCAAAGCTGGATAACGGCCTACTGGCCTGACGGAAGCGTTAAATGGACGGCTCATGCGGCGTCTTTTTCTGATACCCCGCCACAGAGGTTATACGCCTATAAAACGGTTGGCCCAGGCCCTTTGGTCTCACCTGATGTGGACGGATTTATGTCAGTTGAGCAAACCGATGACTGCATAGATGTAGACACCGGCATGATCACCTGCCGGATAAGTAAAAAAGGAAGCGATATAATTAAGTATATAAGGCGGGGCGATGTCACTGTATGCACAGGTGCGAAACTTGTGTGCATCCGTGAGAGCAGGAGTATCGCGTCAGGCCTCAGGGTGCGGGCGGAAGAGGATTTTGAAAGCCAGATTGTAGAATCTGAGATTGAGAGTCAGGGGCCGAGGCGCTGCGTGATTCGCATAAGAGGAAGGCATATAAACAAAGGGAATGCTGCAACGGGGATATATCGGGGATGGCTGCCTTTTGACATGAGGCTTTATTTTTACGCTGGCCAGGAATCCATACGGTTTGTGTACACCTTTTTTTACGATGGCAATCCCTATGCTGACTTCATAAAAGGTATTGGTATGACTTTTTCTGTGCCTATGGCAGGGCCTCTGTATAACAGGTACGTGCGCTTTTCTGGGGATAGCGGTCTGTTTTGCGAATCGCCTAAAAACCTCATGAATAAAATGACCTATGGGAAGTACGAGGATTTATACAGGATGCAAATAGAGGGAAAACCTGTATCGTTGGATCCAGAGCAAGACTCAAGATTTTTAGCCATGGTAGATGATTCGGCGGTATGGGATTGTTTCAAGCTCGTGCAGTATTCTTCAGATAATTACGCGATTTTCAAGAGGACGAATGAGCACTGTAGCTTTGTGGAAGCGACGAGGGGCAATAGATCTGGCGGCCTTGCGTGCGTTGGCCATGAAAAAGGAGGAGTTGCCGTAGGGGTCGAGGATTTCTGGCAGAAGTACCCGTCATCTCTAGAAACATTGGGCGTGGTGTCAGACATTGCCAGGCTTACATTGTGGTTTTGGCCTCCGGATTGTGAAGCTATGGACCTTCGCCATTACGATACCAGCACCCATGTGCTATCATCCTACGAAGGGTTTGACGAATTGAGGAGCACGCCTTACGGTATTGCCAACACCAGTGAATTTGCTCTTTATTGTTTTGATGGGATGCCTGGTAACCACATGCTCGTTGAAATTGCCGCAGAGTGCGCATCTCCGCCGCTTTTAGTATGTGAACCCGAGTATTATAGAAAAACGGGAGTTTTTGGTGAGTGGAGCCTTGTAGACAGGAGCACACCGCAGAGAGCTTTTATAGAAGACCAGCTAGATGCACTGGTAAAGTTTTATAAAGGGGAAATAGAGCGCAGAAAGTGGTACGGTTTCTGGAATTACGGCGATGTAATGCACAGCTACGATAAAGTGAGGCATACATGGAGGTATGACATCGGCGGGTATGCTTGGCAGAATACAGAGTTGGTACCCAACATGTGGCTGTGGTATATGTTCTTGAGGAGCGGAAGGGAAGATGTGTTCAGGATGGCTGAAGCCATGACTCGCCATACATCAGAGGTGGATGTCTATCATTTTGGCGAATACGCAGGTCTTGGGTCCAGGCATAATGTGCTACACTGGGGCTGTGGATGTAAAGAGGCCAGAATAAGCATGGCAGGCCTTCACAGGTACTATTATTACCTAACCGCAGATGAAAGAGTGGGGGATGTGATGGATGAGGTAAAGGAAGTGGACTACACCGTCGGCAACCTGGACCCCATGAGGGCATATTACCCGCCGGATCCGCGGTTTAAAACCCATGTGAGGATAGGACCCGATGTCATGGCTTTCTGCTCTAACTGGTTTACTCGATGGGAACGCTATGAGGACGAGGTGTATAAAGCCAAACTCTTTAAGTGTTTAGATTTTCTAAAAAGTCATCCCTATGCATTGGTTTCGGGAGGCGTTTATGGATATGACCCTGACAAAACGCAGCTGCACGATTTTAAGCTTTCAGGCGGAGACCCTTTTATGTTTTGCTTTGGAAGCCAGTTTATATGGGTGGAAATAGCCCAGGCCATAGGTGACAGCGTGTTGGACAACATGATCATGGATATGGGGCAGTTCTACAGCTCTTTTATGGAAAAGAAGGACGAAAAATTAGCCGAATGGGGAGTACCAAACAGAGGATTCGATATGTCGGTATACAGCAGCGGTCTTGCGGCTTATGCTGCTAGCCGAAGGGGCATCAAGGGATTGGCGGAGGAGGTGTGGAGGACCCTCCTGATGGATGGTGAAAAGTCGTGGGTAAGATTGCCTGTAGAGTCAGAAGAAGTGACGTCACTTATAACCTGTGTTAAGCCTGTCACGGAGATCCCATGGATATCCACCAATGCGGTTTCACAATGGGCCCTAAATGTTATAATGAGTATGGGGCTCATAGGGGATACGGTCCCCAAGGGGATACATGAGCTGTTGAAAAAGCGACAAAGTAGATTAGGAGGGGGAGCAAGTGACAGATAA
- a CDS encoding extracellular solute-binding protein has product MRDFRRFFKNFISLALVIILLSTAVAGCGGSKSSRNKTADKGKEANVASAEKPFKITIMTQNFAADPAPPDSPVIKEMEKYTNTQVDITWVPSTSYEDKLNTVLASGNLPMVVFAPSKSPSIINAVRAGAFWEVGPYLKDYPNLSKANPIILWNSSIDGKIYGIYRGRDLGRNGIVIRKDWLDNLGLKMPKTIDDFYNVLKAFTYNDPDKNGKNDTYGMIVTKYNGPFNIMLTWFGAPNGWGDDGSGKLVPSFFTKEYMDCLKFWKKMYDEKLFNRDFATVDPAKWENFYVAGKAGVKVDVLDSAHRIQQGLEKAGVKNAEMDVISSVEGPKGLRNLPTSGYSGMYLISKSSVKTVDELKKVLAFLDKLGDKKMQDLLGYGIEGKHYNLVNGKVQPIENLPAEVTREAADLNQLLMFIPPENGTPRVQTPPVREKESQVMRENEKIVVGNPAEPLLSQTETYAKVGPQLDNIIEDARVKFISGQIDEKGFQNAVKLWRRTGGDKLIEEVNELYKKYKDKMPSF; this is encoded by the coding sequence GTGAGAGATTTCAGGAGATTTTTTAAAAATTTTATATCTCTGGCGCTCGTGATAATATTATTGTCAACAGCGGTTGCAGGATGTGGAGGTTCTAAAAGCAGCAGAAACAAAACTGCTGATAAAGGAAAAGAGGCTAATGTAGCCAGTGCGGAAAAACCATTTAAAATCACCATAATGACCCAGAATTTTGCAGCCGATCCGGCTCCGCCTGACAGCCCGGTGATTAAGGAGATGGAAAAATACACTAATACCCAGGTGGATATAACGTGGGTGCCTTCTACCTCTTACGAAGACAAGTTAAACACTGTTTTGGCCAGCGGAAACCTGCCCATGGTGGTATTTGCTCCCTCTAAGTCTCCTAGTATCATCAACGCGGTTAGAGCGGGTGCGTTTTGGGAAGTAGGGCCGTATTTGAAGGATTACCCCAATTTAAGCAAAGCTAATCCTATTATACTGTGGAATTCCTCTATAGATGGGAAGATATATGGGATATATAGAGGAAGGGATTTAGGCAGAAATGGTATAGTTATAAGAAAAGATTGGCTGGACAACCTGGGCCTTAAAATGCCTAAGACCATCGATGACTTTTACAATGTACTAAAAGCGTTTACCTACAATGATCCGGATAAAAATGGCAAAAACGATACCTATGGTATGATAGTGACCAAGTACAACGGACCATTTAACATCATGCTCACATGGTTTGGTGCGCCCAACGGATGGGGTGATGACGGTAGCGGAAAGCTGGTGCCTTCATTTTTCACAAAGGAGTATATGGACTGCTTAAAGTTCTGGAAGAAGATGTATGACGAGAAGCTTTTCAACAGGGATTTTGCTACTGTTGATCCGGCTAAATGGGAGAATTTCTACGTTGCAGGAAAAGCCGGTGTAAAAGTCGATGTTCTGGATTCAGCCCATCGAATACAGCAGGGATTGGAAAAGGCAGGGGTAAAAAATGCTGAAATGGATGTTATAAGTTCTGTGGAAGGACCTAAAGGGCTCAGAAATCTTCCTACATCGGGTTATTCAGGTATGTACCTAATATCTAAATCCAGCGTTAAAACCGTAGATGAGTTAAAGAAAGTTCTTGCTTTTTTGGATAAATTAGGGGACAAAAAGATGCAGGACTTATTGGGCTATGGCATAGAGGGTAAACATTACAATTTAGTAAATGGCAAGGTTCAACCGATAGAGAATTTGCCGGCGGAGGTAACACGAGAGGCCGCTGACCTTAATCAGCTTCTCATGTTTATACCGCCTGAAAATGGAACGCCTCGGGTACAAACGCCTCCTGTCAGAGAAAAAGAGAGTCAAGTCATGAGGGAAAACGAGAAAATAGTCGTGGGAAATCCTGCAGAACCTTTGCTCTCTCAAACTGAGACGTACGCTAAAGTGGGTCCTCAGCTGGACAATATTATAGAGGATGCCAGGGTTAAGTTTATAAGCGGTCAGATCGATGAGAAAGGTTTCCAAAACGCCGTAAAGCTGTGGCGAAGAACTGGAGGCGATAAGCTAATCGAGGAGGTCAATGAATTATACAAAAAGTACAAAGATAAGATGCCTTCTTTTTGA
- a CDS encoding carbohydrate ABC transporter permease, producing MRQKAGLGSRLFDVFNYTFLGLCALITVIPFIYVIAASFATDAEIAKRPFFLIPHMPTLDTYKYVFASPSLMRSLLNSVYITIVGTLINLFFTFTLAYSLSKDNFIGKNVIINGIIFCMLFSGGMIPTYLLVKSLGMLDTYWALWLPGAISPFNLFIVKNFFQQLPKELEDAAKIDGCSDLGVFIRIVLPLSMPIIATFALFYGVGHWNAFFSALLYINDSSKWPIQVTLRNIVMLSSGIMSNLAQFDPNFVPPQESLKMAVIVISTVPILAVYPFLQKYFVKGILIGSLKG from the coding sequence ATGCGTCAGAAAGCCGGTTTGGGTAGCCGTTTGTTTGATGTGTTCAATTATACTTTTTTAGGACTATGCGCCTTAATAACAGTTATTCCTTTTATATACGTGATAGCAGCATCTTTTGCTACAGATGCGGAAATTGCCAAAAGGCCGTTTTTCCTGATTCCACACATGCCTACGCTGGATACTTATAAGTACGTTTTTGCTTCACCGAGTTTAATGAGGAGCTTGCTTAACTCTGTCTATATTACAATAGTGGGCACTTTAATAAATTTATTTTTCACATTTACCTTGGCGTACTCTTTGTCCAAAGATAATTTTATAGGTAAAAATGTGATTATAAACGGTATAATATTCTGCATGCTCTTCAGCGGTGGCATGATTCCCACTTACCTACTGGTAAAAAGCCTGGGGATGCTGGATACCTATTGGGCGCTATGGCTTCCCGGTGCTATAAGCCCGTTTAACCTTTTCATCGTCAAAAACTTTTTTCAACAGCTTCCCAAGGAACTGGAGGATGCAGCCAAGATTGATGGCTGCAGTGACCTGGGAGTGTTTATAAGGATTGTGCTGCCGCTGTCAATGCCTATTATCGCCACCTTTGCGTTGTTTTACGGGGTCGGCCACTGGAATGCGTTCTTTAGCGCTCTCTTATACATAAATGACTCGAGTAAATGGCCTATACAGGTTACACTTCGCAACATAGTCATGTTATCCTCTGGAATAATGTCCAATTTAGCGCAGTTTGACCCCAATTTCGTTCCGCCTCAGGAGTCGCTAAAGATGGCTGTCATAGTGATAAGTACTGTGCCTATACTGGCGGTTTATCCGTTTTTACAGAAGTATTTTGTGAAGGGCATTCTCATAGGATCATTGAAGGGGTGA
- a CDS encoding ABC transporter permease, producing MSKTALVQVGGSKTQINIAHNRSMLKALRKDKWLYILAIPGILYFVIFRYIPMAGIVVAFQDYNPFLGLMGSKWVGFEHFKDFFTNPDFLKLLRNTLLLSFYNLIFFFPMPIILALLINEVRVSIYKRIVQTCVYVPHFISMVVIASITYVLLTTEGGALNQLIFHWTGQKIDFLADPRWFRTLIISQSIWKETGWGTIIFLAALSGVDPTLYEAAIVDGATRWQQARYITLPAISSTIIILLILRLGSILDTGFEQIYLMMNSLNREVADVFDTYVYTMGITQGAFSYSAAVGLFKSVVGIILIEAANYLARKVGETSLF from the coding sequence ATGTCCAAAACAGCTTTAGTTCAAGTCGGTGGATCTAAAACTCAAATAAATATAGCTCACAACCGTAGTATGCTTAAAGCGCTCAGAAAAGACAAATGGCTGTATATACTGGCGATTCCTGGAATATTGTATTTTGTTATTTTCAGGTACATTCCCATGGCAGGTATAGTGGTGGCTTTTCAGGATTATAATCCGTTTTTAGGGCTTATGGGAAGTAAATGGGTGGGATTTGAGCATTTTAAGGATTTTTTTACCAACCCTGATTTTCTTAAATTGCTGAGGAATACATTGCTATTGTCGTTTTACAATCTCATCTTCTTTTTCCCAATGCCTATCATCTTGGCTTTGCTTATCAACGAGGTAAGGGTATCTATATATAAGCGCATAGTGCAAACGTGTGTATACGTTCCCCATTTCATATCCATGGTGGTCATAGCGAGTATAACCTATGTCCTTCTCACCACTGAAGGCGGGGCTCTTAACCAATTGATTTTCCATTGGACAGGGCAAAAAATAGATTTTCTCGCAGATCCCAGGTGGTTCAGAACGCTTATCATCAGCCAGAGCATATGGAAAGAAACCGGCTGGGGGACGATTATATTCCTAGCGGCGTTGTCCGGCGTGGATCCAACGCTATATGAGGCTGCTATCGTAGATGGAGCGACCAGATGGCAACAAGCCCGGTATATAACGCTGCCGGCTATCAGCAGCACTATAATAATTTTGCTTATTTTGAGATTGGGCAGTATTCTGGACACAGGTTTTGAACAGATATATTTGATGATGAATTCGCTAAACCGCGAAGTAGCTGACGTATTTGATACATATGTATACACTATGGGTATCACTCAGGGGGCGTTCAGCTATAGCGCTGCAGTAGGGTTGTTTAAATCAGTGGTAGGCATCATATTGATAGAAGCCGCTAATTACCTCGCCAGAAAGGTGGGAGAGACATCTTTGTTCTGA
- the trxB gene encoding thioredoxin-disulfide reductase has protein sequence MHDLIIIGAGPAGLTAGLYAARAGMDVVLLEKMFAGGQVSTTYLVENYPGFVEPIAGPDLMANFENQARRYGLEIIYEEVQELDIAGSFKKVKTDGNTYEAKAVILAMGANPRELGLEKERKFRGAGVSYCATCDGAFYKDKVVAVVGGGNTAVEDAVFLTRFASKVYLIHRRNELRATKAEQDKAFSNEKISFIWDTVIEDIIGDQAVEGLKLRNNKTGQESQIAVDGLFVAIGTVPNSEIVKGLVAMDEYGYIITDESMKTSVEGVFAAGDVRKTPVRQIVTAAADGAIAAIMAEKYIGEIK, from the coding sequence ATGCATGATTTGATTATAATAGGGGCCGGTCCTGCAGGCTTGACGGCAGGTCTTTATGCAGCCAGAGCTGGTATGGACGTTGTATTGCTGGAAAAGATGTTTGCAGGTGGGCAGGTCTCTACGACCTATCTGGTAGAGAATTATCCCGGCTTTGTGGAGCCTATTGCCGGGCCAGACCTCATGGCTAATTTTGAGAACCAGGCCAGGCGCTATGGCCTAGAGATAATATACGAAGAGGTCCAGGAGCTGGATATAGCTGGCTCTTTTAAAAAGGTAAAGACCGATGGGAATACGTATGAGGCAAAAGCTGTTATACTGGCCATGGGGGCTAATCCCAGAGAACTGGGCCTGGAGAAGGAGCGCAAGTTTAGAGGTGCAGGCGTCAGCTATTGCGCCACATGCGATGGAGCGTTTTATAAGGACAAAGTGGTAGCGGTAGTAGGTGGAGGCAATACCGCTGTAGAGGACGCTGTATTTCTCACCAGGTTCGCCAGTAAGGTCTACCTCATCCACAGGCGCAATGAGCTCAGGGCCACTAAAGCTGAACAGGATAAAGCCTTTAGCAATGAGAAAATAAGCTTTATATGGGATACAGTCATCGAGGATATAATTGGCGATCAGGCAGTGGAGGGTTTGAAGCTCAGGAATAACAAAACAGGTCAAGAAAGCCAGATTGCAGTGGATGGCCTTTTTGTAGCTATAGGAACAGTTCCCAATAGCGAAATTGTAAAAGGACTTGTGGCAATGGACGAATACGGCTATATAATAACCGACGAGAGTATGAAGACGAGCGTAGAAGGGGTATTTGCGGCAGGTGATGTCAGAAAGACACCTGTAAGGCAGATAGTGACAGCTGCTGCCGATGGAGCTATAGCGGCTATCATGGCTGAGAAATACATAGGGGAAATAAAATGA